A segment of the Colletotrichum destructivum chromosome 3, complete sequence genome:
GTGGTCTTGCTCAGCCTTTGTGGAATTGGTGCGTATGATGGAGACCTCGCCGCGGGTGGAGTTGAGCTCGGACTCTAGGGCGTTGACACGTTGCTGCAGGgcagcgacgacgtcgttgcCGACTACCACAGGGGCTTGCGACTGTGACTGCTGAAGGACGAGGCGGGACGAAACGGGAGGCCGGAGGTATGGACTGGGATGAGGACGATAGGAAGTACCGACGGCTGGGCCGGTTGCAAAACGCTGTGAAGGATTCGGGAGAACATATGACGGCACCGGCGGAGGGTATCTCGGCCGTGAGGAGAGGACCGGGGGGTTGGCCGGTGCAGGCGGTGGGTTCCACCGCTGCTGGGGTGGAAGAGCAGTGTGTCTCGAGGGTTGGGGCGGATGGTGGGTGAGGGTCTTGTCTGCGACAGGACGCGCGAGGGGAGGCAAAAGCTCGTTGGTTACCTCTGTGtcatcgaggtcgtcgtcttcgaacTCAAGGTCATCGTAGGTTTCGACTTGGGAACGATCAATGGGTTGGGGAGAGTCGGGTTTGCGCTGTATCTGGGTGAACTGGATGGCGTTGTTCTCGAGCTCTTGAAGGGCGATGTCATTCAAGTCGTCAaaatcgtcgtcgtcaaagaaATCGTTCATGATTGCGGTGGAACGTCAATCCGCGGATTAACGATCCATCGGCGGCTGGCTGGGTGTTGCAATGGGAACGAGGAGACATTACTGATGTGAATAGTGGCAGGCGGGCGCCGGTGGGCAGCGCACCAAACCACTATTTTCCATATCTTATCGGCACGTAAGTACCTAGGCACCGAAGCAGGTACGCGAAAAGAGCGCGTCGGTGTGGCTTAGTCTCTGAAGTCTGAGCCACAGATATTCTAGCCACATTGAGCAGACAACGCACGGTCCATGCTGTGGCGGAGGGTTCCGAAGTAAGAAAAAGCTCGGGCCAAATGATAAAGGACGAAGGAAAGAAGGTCCTGACGAATGCGGTCGCTTACTTGCAGCTTGGTacttgcagcagcagctcctgaGTTCTTTTAGCTCAGAAAGAAGCGACGAATGACAGAGCTCGCGCCTCACGCGATGGAGAGCTGGCTTGGACACCGGGACACGTCGCATAGTCGCAACTATCAGCACAAGCCGGCCAAAGCAGTACGTAGAGGAAGCAGTGTATGCGGGATAGCATGTGATGATGTCAACCAGCGTCGGGAGCATTGTGTGTCGGCTTGGCCGGAGGTGGGCATTCTCGTTTTGGGCCAATCTCAAGCAAATCGTCGGCCACGGGACTAAGCCACTCGGGACTGGGCCTTTCGCAACTCGGGCACAGGTTAGTCCCTGAGACGGGGATTAGATTGTCGAGGCTGACCAACTCAACAATTTGATGGACAGGGGATGCTGCTCAGGTTCCGTTTTTTTGAGCCGTGCGAGCATAGGGAGCAAGGGTAGCGAACTTGATGTTTTTGAGTCTTTAGGTGGAGCAAAAGTCAACTCGGGTCAGATTTCCATCAGCTATTCCGCGTattgaaaaagaagaaagcgAAGCAGAATCAACTCATGCTCGTTATGGCGGACTTTGACGAGCGACCCGGAGCCCGAGCCGAAGACGGTCCAATGGTCCAATTGCAATATGATCTGATTACCTACCTGCGCAAGTGGTGCACGCTACGTATCGTTATCCACTGGGGGGCTTACCTAATCTCCGCGTTTCCCGCATCCCAGCTCCAGGAGGCAAGACCTCCCCCCCGGGAGCTTGACGTAACCTCTACCCCCTGGAGTCCCTTTCTCCTTGCCGCGCTAATTGCACCGTCATCACCCACCTAGACCAGCTGCCCGGGTGCGCTGCCTGCTGTGTGCGTTGTGCGTTGTGCGCTTGATGGTCTGCCAACTGGCTGCACACACAAGTACATACCAGCCTCAGCTGACTTACATGAGGGGAAATTCTTCGAAAATTTTTTTTTAGAAGGGAACTGCAGAATATAGATCATAATATAACGggaagcaaaagaaaaagacggACAAGATAGAAGAAACAAGCGAGTCCCTAAAGAAGCAAACAGAGAAACAGAGTCTGCACCCACGGGTCTGGTTCCTGGtaaaggaaaggaaaaaaaaaagggtggACTTGTCGACACTGGCAGGTGCCGGTACCCTGTACGCGATTGTGCAGTAATAATACATCATTCTCCAGTACAAATGATGCTCTTTTCCAAAGTACTCTGCACTAGTATCCAAGTACCTGCTTCCCCGCCCACTCGCATTGCGCGCCAGCTGGTGCCTTTCCCGCCTTTCCGCCCCCCCGTCagtctctccctctctctctgctgcTTTCGCTTTCGCGCCTTgcgtctctctctgtctgtgtcCTCGGTTCAACACACAAACATCCACCGAAGAATCATCAACGCCGGCCCTTCGACCTTGCCGCGGCCACGATTCCCAAGCCTACCAAACTCCTTTGCTCAACTCTCCGATCGAAGTCCCTCGAACTCGAACTCGAACCCGACCTCGCCTGTCTGTCTAGTGCAACTCCACAACAGAGGAGAGCACCTCACCACCCGACGGCCCAATTTGCGCCGGCCCTCCGCCTCCAATCTTTGCCGCATCCGAACCTCCCGCTCTGCGATCCTTTCACGACGACAGCCTTTTCCAACTCCTTCGTCGCGTCGACCGAGTCTCCTGCTTCACCAGTAGACGCTGCCGACCGtcgctcgctctctcttccccACAGCCCGCGAAACCCGCGCACACAGACATGATGGCACGCACGCGGAGGGGGGTTAAGTTTCCTCACAAGACCAATGGCCATGGTGACGGCCGCCGCTCGAGCTTCAGCGACGTCAGCGAAGATGGTTCGCCCTCCAAGCTCAAGACAGGCGCTGCCCTGGGCAACATCGCCGAAGTAAGtaagcaagcaagcaagcaagcaagcacatcctccccttcccctgcTTCTGTTTTATGCCGTGCTCTACCTGTATCATCATGTCGACCAAGAAGATTCGTCCGCTGCCCTCCCCTACCGTGCTCGTCACTAACATGCCTCGTCCCTCACAGCAGCCTCCTAAAtcccccgaggaggagaagcgcgaAGCctacgagaagaagaaggcaaaTTTCCTGACCCGTACCTTTTGGACATTTGTCATGTTCGCtggcttcttcgccgccctcgtcatGGGCCACATCTACATCATTTGCATCATGACCGCCATCCAGATCATTTCCTTCAAGGAGGTCATTGCCATCGCCAGCGTGCCCAGCCGCGCCCGCCAGCTGCGCTCCGCCAAGAGCCTTAACTGGTACTGGCTGGCCACCACCATGTACTTCCTCTACGGCGAGAGCGTCATCTACTACTTCAAGCACATCGTCCTTGTCGACAAGGTCTTGCTGCCTCTGGCAACCCACCACCGCTTCATCAGCTTCATCCTGTACATCTTTGGTACGTTAtgtctcggcgccgccccgACTGATTTCCCCTTCCAACCAAGCAGGAACTCGCCCTGTGGCATACATGTACTGACGCGACGGACTTCTTGCAGGTTTTGTCTTCTTTGTTACCTCGCTTCAGGCCGGCCACTACAAGTTCCAGTTCACCCAGTTCGCCTGGACACACATGGCCCTGTACCTTATCGTCGTCCAAGCCCACTTCATTATGAACAACGTCTTCGAGGGCATGATTTGGTTCTTCCTTCCGGCCGCTATGGTCATCACCAACGACATCTGGGCCTACCTCTGCGGAATCACGTTCGGCCGCACTCAGCTGATCGCCCTCTCTCCCAAGAAGACGGTCGAGGGATTCGTTGGCGCGTGGGTCTTTACCATCATCTTTGGCATGCTCCTGACCAACGTCTTGATGCGCTCTGATTTCTTCCTCTGCCCTGTTAATGTGAGTAACTCCCTCGTACGACCTCCTTTGTCGACGCGCGCGCGGCTGCTAACTCGACCAGGACTTGGGCGCAAACATTTTCACCGGCCTTGAGTGCACGCGCAACCCCGTCTTCAACCCCAAGACGTACAGTCTGCCTCCTCTGTTCTTTCTGCCGCCCAACATGCACCAgaccttctccttcaccgTCGCCCCGATGCAGCTTCACACACTGGTTCTCGCAACCTTTGCCTCTTTGATCGCTCCCTTTGGCGGATTCTTCGCCTCGGGCCTCAAGCGCACCTTCAAGATCAAGGACTTTGGCGACTCGATTcccggccacggcggcatGACAGACCGCATGGACTGCCAGTTCATCATGGGTTTCTTCACCTACATGTACTACCACTCTTTCATCGCTCTCCACAAAGTTAATCTCGGCAGTGTcatggagatggccgtcacTGGGTTGACCGTggaggagcagctcgagctgGTGAGGGGTATGGGCCGTTATCTCAGCAACCAAGGAGTCTGGGGAGAGGAGGTTTGTGTCCCCAACTTATTGTTCGACGTGGGACTACCTGTACTGACCAACTTTGCCAGATCATCCGGTGCCTGGACAAGGCCGCGCAAGCCAAGAGGTGAAGGGAAACACCCCCGACGAGCGATACCGGGGCAGCGGATCACCGGCAGTATACTGCTATTTTAATGACGAAGTAATGCGAAATCTGGGACAATGTGCAGACTCGAGTGACGAGACACCTTCCATTCCCCGATTTCTCAAGGACAGTGAAGAAGAACTGTTTTTGGTGTCAGGCAGCTGGGGAAGAGGTAGGACTGCGCAGCGCGACGGGTAAACAAAAGCATTTGCGtaatgacgacgacgacagtCGTCGTATAAGAGAATTTCTTGGTTTATGACGGGCGGGTGGAATTTGCATGGACTCGCTGCTGTAACATGATACATACCCTCTCGcgaccttttttttcttctttttcaaaCATGACACGTCTCACTCTCCACGTCGCGCGCGGCATAGCAATTCGTGATCTGGCCTGACTGTTTCTGTGCATGTTTTGTATCCTATCTTTGCCAATCAAAGATTCGTGGATGAATCGATATGGCCGGAGCAAGTCTCTCGCGGAGCCGGGGGGTGTGCCACATGGAAGCCGATATCCGGCAGGCCGAATATTTGGACCGGGCCGGTTGGTTCCCGGTCTTCCGGTTGTTGTTTGGAGAAGCGATCCCGGTCGTACACGCCTGCCTACCTTATCTTGTCCCCGCAAACGCATGCCCCCGCTCCGGTAAAACCAACGCAGGGTATGATCCCCCGAATGACATTTACGGCTTTCGTAAGTGGCGCCTTATCAATCGAGCATCTCCATCCCCATCCATcttcgtctccgtctccatccGTCCTCTGCAGAGAACAAACAATATCGACTATTCTCCCCAACTTAGTACTGTTGAAAGACTCCGTCCGGTCTGACCTTTACTAGGCCACCCCATCCTGTTCTATTCATTCACTCGAttccctttcccctctccccgcGGAGCCCATTTCATCTACGGAGCCCGTAACCGATCGCTGGATAGACAGACAAAACCCCACCATGGCCCCGTCCGCCGTTGCCAACGATGCCGAGTCCCCGGTCGCAGAGGCCCGCGGAGCCGCCGTCGTGCCCAAGGAGGCATCGCACACCAAGCACGGCCATGAGCTCGTCAATAAGACGCCGCTGCAGGCCATGTCCCACGGCGACGTCGTGCTCGCCGGCATCCCCGAGTTTCCCGACTTCGCGTCCAAGCGTCAGTGGCAGCTCGAGCACATGGCCGCCGCGTTCCGCCACTGGGCCCGCGAGGGCTACGTCGACGGCATGAGCGGCCACATCTCCGTCCGGGACCCCGAGTTCCACGACGCCTTCTGGACGAACCCGCTCGGCCGCCATTTTGGACTGCTTAAGGCCAGCGACATGatcctcgtcaacctcgacggcgccgtcgtcggcggcaaccGCTCCAAGCCGCCCAACACGGCCGGCTTCCTCatccacgccgccgtccacaAGGCCCGCCCGGACGTCCATGCTGTCtgccacagccacagcctCCACGGCAAGGCCTGGTCCGTcttcggccgccgcctcgagatGCTCACCCAGGACGCCTGCAAGTTTCGCGGCGACGCCCACAGCGTTTACAACAGctacggcggcgtcgtcctcggccccgaggagggcgaggctATCGCCAAGGCGCTCGGTCCCAGGGGCAAGGGTTGCATCCTGCGGAACCACGGCCTGTTGACCGTCGGCCAGACCGTGGACGAGGCTGCCTTTCTCTACACCTCCATGGAGCGCAGCTGCCGCGTCCAGCTGCTGGCtgaggcggccgccgccaacgggCTGGAAAAGGTCCTGAtcacggacgaggaggcgcaGTTCAATTTTGACGTCGAGAGCGACCCGGAAATCTGCTACTGCGAGTTCCAGGTGTATTATGACCTGGAGGACGAGTTGACGAATGGTGCCTTCAAGAAATAGATGTAGATGCAGCGTCGTCACCGTCAGCTGGTCTGAAACTCAGACAAAAGTAGCATTTGCAGTGTTGTAAAGGAGCATGAATGAGTTTTATGATTAAACCGATTGGAATAACAACATTATTTGAATCTAATCAACGCTACGGCATAGTATTCTGTATACCATACCATCAGTTATCCACTAccgctcttcttcgtcttcatcatcatgatCTTCTTGAAGGGGTTTTTACCCCTGAACTTTAGCCAGGTCCCGAGATAAACGACGAGGTAGTTGAACACGATGAACCCGCAAAAGATGCCAAAGTCGCGCCAGATGTTGCTGTAGTACACGCTGAATCCCGCACCAAACTCGTCGCCGACAGCGTACTGACAGAACTCGCAAACGCCACCGTCTCCTGTCTGCACAAATCCTCCGGCTTGCTGGATGTAGGGCTGCGTGTATTCTTCGCAGGACTGGTTCGGGGGTGGCTGATACCTAGCGAACTCGTCCGGCGCGCAACGAACGGGCTGTTCATGGATCGCAACGCCGAGGAAAGCTTCGAGCAAGTAGCGAAAAGGAGAAAGATGAAGCATCCAGGATCTCCAGAACGTTGGAAGCTGCATTGGAGGCACGACGACACCGCAGAAACTGACAacgaaaaggaagaagatgggaaCGAGCAGAGACGCGAGAAGCTCGTTGGGGGCAAAGGCGGCGATGCCCTGGCCGAAGCTGACGTAATACAGCTCGAAGAgaatgacgaggaggaaggcaAAGCCCGAGTTGAAACTGGGCAGGCGCCATCCAAAGACaccccaccaccagcagTTGAAgtagacggcgccggcgacgatggcgtaAGGGATCTCGACCAGcacggcggccgtcgtccacgCGAACCAGCTGTAGATCTTGGCGTTGTTCTCGCGCGACTGGAAGATCTGCCGCGACTGCAGGAACACAGGCTGGAGCTGCTGGATGAGGGGCGGGCTGATGGTGAGCGTcatgaagatggagaagagccGGTTCTGGTAGTCGATGGACGAGTAGCCGATCTTGTAAAAGGTAAAGGTATTGAAGAGGCCGGTGAGGATGTGCAGCATGAACTTGCCGACGATGTAGTTGGGCGTGCGCCAGTACGCGATGAAGGACCGCTTGACGACGGCCATGGTCTGCGTCATCAGCGGCATGGCGTACTCGCGATCGTCCTTGAGGCTCTTGGAGGGCTCGACGTCTCGTCTGCTGGACAGCATGTCGTCGATCTCGCGGGACCGAGTCTTCTTGTGCTCGGACTGTGCCCACACATCGCCCCAGTCCTTGCCCTTGTAGTTGGGGTCGCCCGCGCCGATGGCTTCGAGCATGTACTCGGCCGGGTTGCTGTTGGGGGGGCACTTGTGGGCGCCGTTCGACTCGAAGTATTGGATGAGCTCCTGGCTGTCATGCCCCAGGGGGCCGTGGTACGCAACCCGGCCGCCTGCCTtgagaagcagaagctcgTCAAAGTCCTCGAACAGGACCGCCGACGGCTGGTGGATGGTGCAGAGCacggcctggccggcgtCTGCCAGCTTGCGGAGGAAGCGGACGAtgttgaaggcggcgccggaaTCAAGACCCGACGTCGGCTCGTCCAGGAACATGAGCAGCTCGGGCTTCGACGCCAGTTCGACCCCGATGGTGAGTCTCTTGCGCTGCTCTGCGTTGAGGCCCTCGCCCACTTTGCCGATCGTGGCCCCGGCGATGTCGCGCAtctcgaggaggtcgatgatggtCTCGCAGTAGTCGAACTTTTCCTTCTTGGGTACCTCGCGCGGTTGACGAAGGAGGGCGGAGAACTGCAAGGCCTCCCGGACTGTTGCCGTGGGCTCGTGGATGTCCATCTGCTCGGCGAAGCCGGTTGCCCGCTGGAAGGACTTGGGGAGGGGCCgaccgtcgacgaggaactcGCCTGTGATGGTTCCAAAGTGGAGACGTTGAGCCAGGGCGTTAAGCAGGGTCGTCTTTCCGGCGCCTAGTAATCGTCGAGTCAGTCGTTGCCAGTCATACATAGAATTCATACTTTTTAAACATACCAGAGGCACCCATCAGGGCAGTGAGTTTGCCTGGGCGAACATAGCCATCGACATCCTTCAACAAGGCGCGCTCGCCCTTCTCATACGGAATGACGTAGTTGACGTTGCGAAATGTGAATACAGCCTCGTTTCGAGCCACTTGCTTCATCGTCTCCTGGTCACTCTTCTCCTTGGTCGGCATGTCGGCTGTCGCGGTTTCGGTACCGTTGCTCGGTTTGCCGGACTCCTcatcgcccttcttctcccggccgccggtgGCGATGTTTTCTTCTAGCTTCTGGGGGACCTGTCCGCGCTTGAAGACCGTGATAGCACCGCCTCCGGTGTTGGGCTTCATGCGCTCCATGCCCAAGGCAGTCAGGATGACAAATGTGATGAAGAAAACCCAGAGGAAGCCGAAGTTGCGCCAAAGATGGGAACGACTGTAGGAGAACGAAGCCTCGATGTAGCTGGAGCCGGGCACAATAGTTTGGCCCGGCGGACTTCCCGCAAGGGCGCAGCCCTGGTACTCTGTTGACGCGTTGGGTCCTTGGGGGACCAAGTAAGGCGGGCCGCATTCGAGTTGACGGTTGTAGAACTCGTTGGACATCAGGCACTCGAAGCCGTACTGAAGCCAGTTGATCCATCGCAGCCACCCGAACCAGGGGCGCATTGAGCCAGGTGGAATCAGATATCCGGTGTAGACCACTATGATCTGCACAGATAGCCCAGTGAACCTGGTCGCATCATCCAGGGTTTTGCAccaggccgagatggcgcgGAAGAATGCGTAGGTGACCATGGTGACCAACCAGATGATGAGCGTGGCAATGAAGAACTGCGACGCTGTCCTTGCCAAGTTGGCCATCCAGTAGATGATGACGTTGAAGAGGAAAACCTGGATGAAGACCAAGGGCACATCGACGACCGTCTGAGCGATGGCGAAAGCGGCGGGCCGGTAGAAGGAGAAGGACTTGTGTTTGAGCAGGATGGGCTTCGACTCAAAGGCCGAAGTCTGCTCGGCAAGGGCCAGAAGCGCGTTGAacaagaggaggaagaacaGAGTGCCGCCGCGGGGAaacgcgccggcggcggtgttggggAGATTGTAGAACAAGctgccgacgatgaggccCTGGAAAACCAGACCTCCCCATTTGCCAAAGAGAGACCCTCGATCGCCTGCCATGACCATGAACTGGCGTTGCGTGCAGTATATGACCTGCTTGTGGAACGGAATCTCGTAATTCTTCGTCTCGGTCTTCTTGGATTCGTGCTGCTGACGCTGCTCCATCTGCTGGGCAAGCTGAGACTCAAATTCTTGGACATCGCGCAGGTTCCTCTGGTACGCGTCACTGTTTCTGTACGCGGCGTCAAATGCTTCGGGCGTCCGGGGTATGCGGTCTTCCCACCCCTCGCGGATGTGGCGCTCATGCTTGTCGGTGACCGATGTGAGGAAGTCGGCGGTTGTCCACCGGTCCGGGCAGTCGAAGCCAAGATCGACAAAGTACTGCTTAGCCTCTTCAGAACGCCCGTAGTAAAGACATTTGCCAGAGTCAATCAGCAgcaccttgtcgacgaggtcatACAAGGACTCGCCCGCTTGATACAGCGacacggccgtcgacgtctcTGCCATATTGGTCATGGCCCGGATTGATCGGACGTACTCCACGGCAGTGCTGGCGTCGAGGCCTTTGCTGGAGTTATCCCACCCCTGAACGGAGGCACGGGTGATCATGGCCTCGGCAATACTGACACGTTTTCTCTCGCCGCCAGAAACACCTCGTACGTACTCGTTACCGACCTTGGTCCCAAGCGTATGCTCGATCCAGAACAGCTTCGTAGCGACCCGCATGAACTCCTCAATGTAGTCTTTCCTGCTTTCTCCGTCGAGCCTCGACTCCTTGCCGGGAGTACGTGTCTGAAGAGCGAAGTTGAGAGTTCTCTGGACAGTGAGCGTTGGGTAGTGCAGGTCGTCCTCTGGGTTGTAAATGATTTCCCCGCGGAACTTCTTGCTCATCTCCTCGGAGGAGGCACCCCCATAGGTGACCTCTccctcgatggcctcgaatCCCGCTCGCTGGTTGCAAAAAGCCTTAAGAAACGTGCTGCAACCGGAACCGGggcggccaaggacgaggagaagctcaCCCGGGCGAACACAGCCGTCGAAGTGACTGATGAGATCGCGCACCGGGGGCTTTGCAAAGGCAGCTTTCGGCCCGTGGGAGAGAAGGACCTTGATCTTGCGCGGCAGACCGAGGAAGATATCTCCAACCGTGGGCTGAAGGCTGGCGCCCACGCCAACGCCTTTGACGGTGAGATCGCGGAAGATAACACCGCTGTGTCTagtcttttcttcctcgcTCTGTTCCTGGCGTGCTCGGCCGAAAATCCGAGACATGAGACGCTCGACCTCCTGCTGTTCCTCTCCCTGTTCAACGTCGGACTGATTTGTTGCGTTCGTCCGGCGGCGTGACAAGACCCGAAAGATGTCATCCTCAGTGAGGTTGCTGCTTTGGCTGCGCGCATTGGGTCGTTTGGTGTTGCTCGTGTTGGTCTTTAGGGGCGCAAATTGGGTGCTTTCGGTAGGAGACAAGACGTctgaagaagccgacgagggcgtcgaaTCATCGACCAAAGCGACTGGCTTCTGTGAAGTCTCGTTGGACCTTTGAAAGGCTTGGCCGCTGTCTGCTGCCGTGGCGCCATTGCCCGAGAGGGTGATGGTGGAAGACGAAGCATCGTCACGAACAGTCGAGATATTCGCTGCAAAGTAGTTCGTGGAGGTGTGAGATTGGAATCTCTGTGCCGACTCCAAGTCATGGCCGGGGGCGTTGGAGATGTTCTGCTGAGCATCGTTGGAAAAGCTCATGGGCGTAGGACGACCGCTGGCCGGGGCGAAGCTGGGCGTCTCGGGGAAGCCGCCGGGGATGTCACAATCCCGAGGAGTGGGTTTCTCGTCCATATTGGCTTAAGCAAACTCAAGATAACGCGACGCAAAAGCTTTGTTGCAAGAGACAACTGAGACACGAAGAGAGATCCAACATAAGACTGTCGTTA
Coding sequences within it:
- a CDS encoding Putative phosphatidate cytidylyltransferase; translation: MMARTRRGVKFPHKTNGHGDGRRSSFSDVSEDGSPSKLKTGAALGNIAEQPPKSPEEEKREAYEKKKANFLTRTFWTFVMFAGFFAALVMGHIYIICIMTAIQIISFKEVIAIASVPSRARQLRSAKSLNWYWLATTMYFLYGESVIYYFKHIVLVDKVLLPLATHHRFISFILYIFGFVFFVTSLQAGHYKFQFTQFAWTHMALYLIVVQAHFIMNNVFEGMIWFFLPAAMVITNDIWAYLCGITFGRTQLIALSPKKTVEGFVGAWVFTIIFGMLLTNVLMRSDFFLCPVNDLGANIFTGLECTRNPVFNPKTYSLPPLFFLPPNMHQTFSFTVAPMQLHTLVLATFASLIAPFGGFFASGLKRTFKIKDFGDSIPGHGGMTDRMDCQFIMGFFTYMYYHSFIALHKVNLGSVMEMAVTGLTVEEQLELVRGMGRYLSNQGVWGEEIIRCLDKAAQAKR
- a CDS encoding Putative class II aldolase/adducin, coding for MAPSAVANDAESPVAEARGAAVVPKEASHTKHGHELVNKTPLQAMSHGDVVLAGIPEFPDFASKRQWQLEHMAAAFRHWAREGYVDGMSGHISVRDPEFHDAFWTNPLGRHFGLLKASDMILVNLDGAVVGGNRSKPPNTAGFLIHAAVHKARPDVHAVCHSHSLHGKAWSVFGRRLEMLTQDACKFRGDAHSVYNSYGGVVLGPEEGEAIAKALGPRGKGCILRNHGLLTVGQTVDEAAFLYTSMERSCRVQLLAEAAAANGLEKVLITDEEAQFNFDVESDPEICYCEFQVYYDLEDELTNGAFKK
- a CDS encoding Putative ABC transporter-like, ATP-binding domain, AAA+ ATPase domain, CDR ABC transporter, whose amino-acid sequence is MDEKPTPRDCDIPGGFPETPSFAPASGRPTPMSFSNDAQQNISNAPGHDLESAQRFQSHTSTNYFAANISTVRDDASSSTITLSGNGATAADSGQAFQRSNETSQKPVALVDDSTPSSASSDVLSPTESTQFAPLKTNTSNTKRPNARSQSSNLTEDDIFRVLSRRRTNATNQSDVEQGEEQQEVERLMSRIFGRARQEQSEEEKTRHSGVIFRDLTVKGVGVGASLQPTVGDIFLGLPRKIKVLLSHGPKAAFAKPPVRDLISHFDGCVRPGELLLVLGRPGSGCSTFLKAFCNQRAGFEAIEGEVTYGGASSEEMSKKFRGEIIYNPEDDLHYPTLTVQRTLNFALQTRTPGKESRLDGESRKDYIEEFMRVATKLFWIEHTLGTKVGNEYVRGVSGGERKRVSIAEAMITRASVQGWDNSSKGLDASTAVEYVRSIRAMTNMAETSTAVSLYQAGESLYDLVDKVLLIDSGKCLYYGRSEEAKQYFVDLGFDCPDRWTTADFLTSVTDKHERHIREGWEDRIPRTPEAFDAAYRNSDAYQRNLRDVQEFESQLAQQMEQRQQHESKKTETKNYEIPFHKQVIYCTQRQFMVMAGDRGSLFGKWGGLVFQGLIVGSLFYNLPNTAAGAFPRGGTLFFLLLFNALLALAEQTSAFESKPILLKHKSFSFYRPAAFAIAQTVVDVPLVFIQVFLFNVIIYWMANLARTASQFFIATLIIWLVTMVTYAFFRAISAWCKTLDDATRFTGLSVQIIVVYTGYLIPPGSMRPWFGWLRWINWLQYGFECLMSNEFYNRQLECGPPYLVPQGPNASTEYQGCALAGSPPGQTIVPGSSYIEASFSYSRSHLWRNFGFLWVFFITFVILTALGMERMKPNTGGGAITVFKRGQVPQKLEENIATGGREKKGDEESGKPSNGTETATADMPTKEKSDQETMKQVARNEAVFTFRNVNYVIPYEKGERALLKDVDGYVRPGKLTALMGASGAGKTTLLNALAQRLHFGTITGEFLVDGRPLPKSFQRATGFAEQMDIHEPTATVREALQFSALLRQPREVPKKEKFDYCETIIDLLEMRDIAGATIGKVGEGLNAEQRKRLTIGVELASKPELLMFLDEPTSGLDSGAAFNIVRFLRKLADAGQAVLCTIHQPSAVLFEDFDELLLLKAGGRVAYHGPLGHDSQELIQYFESNGAHKCPPNSNPAEYMLEAIGAGDPNYKGKDWGDVWAQSEHKKTRSREIDDMLSSRRDVEPSKSLKDDREYAMPLMTQTMAVVKRSFIAYWRTPNYIVGKFMLHILTGLFNTFTFYKIGYSSIDYQNRLFSIFMTLTISPPLIQQLQPVFLQSRQIFQSRENNAKIYSWFAWTTAAVLVEIPYAIVAGAVYFNCWWWGVFGWRLPSFNSGFAFLLVILFELYYVSFGQGIAAFAPNELLASLLVPIFFLFVVSFCGVVVPPMQLPTFWRSWMLHLSPFRYLLEAFLGVAIHEQPVRCAPDEFARYQPPPNQSCEEYTQPYIQQAGGFVQTGDGGVCEFCQYAVGDEFGAGFSVYYSNIWRDFGIFCGFIVFNYLVVYLGTWLKFRGKNPFKKIMMMKTKKSGSG